In Mycobacterium branderi, the DNA window GCCGACAGCGTGCCGGCTTTGGTTTTGAATAGGTCCGTTTGGAGCAGATCGTCCTCCGTCAGCGTGAACAGATCACCTTCGTCGGCAATGACTTTCGCCTTCAGCAGCGCGATGCCCGCCTCGTAACCCAGCCCCTCGATGTCCAGCGCGCCGCGGCTCGCGACGTGAAACACCCGCTCCCGCAGCTGCGCCGGACACGACCGCGAGTTGGCGCAGCGGATGTCGGCGTCGCCCTCCTTGGCGGGCGCCAGCGTGGTGCCGCACTCGGGACACGTTGTGGGCATGACGAATTCGCGTTCCGACCCGTCGCGCAGGTCGACGACCGGCCCCAGCACTTCGGGAATCACGTCGCCGGCCTTGCGGATCACCACGGTGTCGCCGATGAGGACGCCCTTGCGTTTGACTTCCGAGGCGTTGTGCAGCGTCGCCAACCCGACCGTCGACCCGGCGACTTTCACCGGTGTCATGTAGGCGAACGGGGTGACCCGCCCGGTGCGCCCGACGTTCACCCGGATGTCGAGCAGCTTGGTCTGCGCCTCCTCAGGCGGGTACTTGTAGGCGATGGCCCAGCGCGGCGCCCGCGACGTCGAGCCGAGCCGGCGCTGCAATGACACTTCGTCGACTTTGACCACTACACCGTCGATTTCGTGGTCGACGTCGTGGCGGTGCTCGCCCCAGTAGGCGATGCGCTCGTGCACGCCGGCCGCTCCGTCCACCCGGGTGGTGTGCTCGGAAACCGGCAGGCCCCAGGCTTTCAGCGCGAGGTAGGCGTCGTGCAGGCTGGCCGGCCGGAAGCCTTCGGCGTGTCCCAGACCGTGGCAGATCATCCGCAGCTTGCGGCGGGCGGTCACCGCGGGGTCCTTCTGCCGCAGCGATCCCGCCGCGCTGTTGCGCGGGTTGGCGAACGGTGTCTTGCCGTCCTCGACCAGCGCGGCGTTGAGCGCCTCGAAGTCGGCCAGCCGGAAGAAGACCTCGCCGCGCACTTCGAGCACGGCGGGCACCGGGTAGTCATTGTTGGCTTTCAGGCGCTCGGGGACGTCGTCGATGGTGCGGGCGTTGAGTGTGACGTCCTCGCCGGTGCGGCCATCGCCCCGGGTGGCCGCCCGGGTCAGACGGCCATCGCGATATACCAGCGACAGTGCGACGCCGTCGATTTTCAGCTCGCACAGGTAGTGGGCGTCGTCGCCCACCTCGGCGCGCACCCGGGCCGCCCACGCGTCGAACTCTTCGGCGCTGAACACGTTGTCCAGCGACAGCATCCGCTCCAGGTGCTCGGCCGGCATGAAATCGGTGGCAAAGCCGGCGCCGCCGACCAGCTGGGTGGGTGAATCAGGCGTCCGCAGCTCCGGATGCTCGTCCTCGAGGGCTTCCAGGCGGCGCAACAGCTCGTCGAACTCGGCGTCGGAGATGATCGGCGCGTCGCGCACGTAGTAGCGGAACTGGTGCTCGCGCACCTCGTCGGCCAGCTCCCGCCATTGCCGGCGGACCTCCGGCGGGACCGAGTCAACCTCTGCTGCGCTCACACTCGCAGGCTATCGAAGCTCAGTCCTCGACATAGTTCCGTAACCGGTCGATCGCGGCATCCCAACGGCGCGACAGCTGCGCGAGGTAGTCGCTGGCCTGCGCCAGCGGCTGGGTCTGCAATGCCCAGATGCGCTCGCGGCCGCGACGACTGCTGGTGACCAACCCGGCCGCCTCCAGCTGTTCCAAGTGTTTGGTGGCAGCCTGACGGGTGACCGGAACTGCTTGCGTCACTTGGGAAGTCGAGCTGGGCCCGCCGTCACAGAGCTTGACGACGATGCGCAGCCGGTTCGGGTCGCCCAAGGCGCAAAAGAGCGGTGCCGTCACACGCGCTGCTCCAGCGCCAAATACTTGCGCACCAGCTCGACCTGGTGTGCCCAGCCCTTGGCGTTGGACTCGAACGCGGTCGAGCGCCGCGCGGCGGGCAGGGCGTCGAAGCCGGATTCGACGATGGTGAGCAGCACGCCGTCGGGCGTCTCGTCCAGGGTGAACTCGACTAGCGTGGTCGGCTCGTGGTCGGTGTCCGGTTCGCCGGCGCACGGATGCCAGCGGTAGGCGAACCTTTTCCGCGGTTCCACCGCGACGATCTGCCAGGTGCTTGTGTTCCCGGCGTGCGGCTGTTGAAGTTTGGCGACCTCGTCGTCGACGGTCGTCGGGGTGATCGTCCCGGTGACCGACGTGCCGGCGGCGAACGGCCCGTCGAAACCGACGCCGAACCATTGCCCGAATTCGTCCGCGTTGCTGATCGCCCGCCACACCCGGTCCAGCGGCGCGCGCAGCAGTACCTGCTTCTCGATTCGATCCGTACTCATATGCAACCTCCTGGTTGCGTTTCAGTAGACCATGGTCTTGGCTGATGCGCAACCTATTGGTTGCGCTTCAGATCGCGTCGGGATCGTCCGCGAGCGCCTCGGCGGCCTTGCGGGTCAGGTCGATGGCGGTGCGGGCCCATTCGGGTGTCGCCCCGGCCAGGCCGCACGCGGGGGTGATGCCGATCCGGTCGCGCAGCGCCGCGCGGGAAAACCCGAGCCGGTCGATCACCGCGACGGCAGCCTTGGCGACTTCCTCCGCCGACGGCCGGCGGGCCGGCGCGGTGGCGGCCACCGCGCCCAGCACGACGGTGCGGCCGGAGTCGACGAACTCCGCGACGCCGTCCAGATCGGCGGCCTGCAGTGCCGTCACGTCCACCGACACCGCGTGAATCTTGCTGCGCTGCAACACCTTCCACGGCAGGCCCGGCGCGCAACTGTGCACCAGGACGTCGGCGCCGGCGGCGGCCACACAGCCGTCGAGCAGCGTGATGGCCAGCGTCTCGTCGATCGGGTGCACCGGGGTCAGTGCCGTCACCCCGGTCAGCCGTCCGGCCAGCGCCGCCGGCATCGACGGTTCGTCGAACTGCACGAC includes these proteins:
- the ligA gene encoding NAD-dependent DNA ligase LigA codes for the protein MSAAEVDSVPPEVRRQWRELADEVREHQFRYYVRDAPIISDAEFDELLRRLEALEDEHPELRTPDSPTQLVGGAGFATDFMPAEHLERMLSLDNVFSAEEFDAWAARVRAEVGDDAHYLCELKIDGVALSLVYRDGRLTRAATRGDGRTGEDVTLNARTIDDVPERLKANNDYPVPAVLEVRGEVFFRLADFEALNAALVEDGKTPFANPRNSAAGSLRQKDPAVTARRKLRMICHGLGHAEGFRPASLHDAYLALKAWGLPVSEHTTRVDGAAGVHERIAYWGEHRHDVDHEIDGVVVKVDEVSLQRRLGSTSRAPRWAIAYKYPPEEAQTKLLDIRVNVGRTGRVTPFAYMTPVKVAGSTVGLATLHNASEVKRKGVLIGDTVVIRKAGDVIPEVLGPVVDLRDGSEREFVMPTTCPECGTTLAPAKEGDADIRCANSRSCPAQLRERVFHVASRGALDIEGLGYEAGIALLKAKVIADEGDLFTLTEDDLLQTDLFKTKAGTLSANGKRLLANLDKAKQQPLWRVLVALSIRHVGPTAARALATEFGSLDAITSASTGQLAAVEGVGPTIADAVKEWFTVDWHRAIVDKWRAAGVRMADERDTSVPRTLEGLSIVVTGSLVGFSRDDAKEAIVARGGKAAGSVSKKTAYVVAGDSPGSKYDKAVELGVPILDEDGFRRLLDNGPAGISGTAE
- a CDS encoding ArsR/SmtB family transcription factor, with the protein product MTAPLFCALGDPNRLRIVVKLCDGGPSSTSQVTQAVPVTRQAATKHLEQLEAAGLVTSSRRGRERIWALQTQPLAQASDYLAQLSRRWDAAIDRLRNYVED
- a CDS encoding SRPBCC family protein translates to MSTDRIEKQVLLRAPLDRVWRAISNADEFGQWFGVGFDGPFAAGTSVTGTITPTTVDDEVAKLQQPHAGNTSTWQIVAVEPRKRFAYRWHPCAGEPDTDHEPTTLVEFTLDETPDGVLLTIVESGFDALPAARRSTAFESNAKGWAHQVELVRKYLALEQRV
- a CDS encoding uroporphyrinogen decarboxylase/cobalamine-independent methonine synthase family protein, translated to MTAFATASGIGSWPGTTARQAAEVVVGELAGALAHIVELPGRGVGADTIGRAGALLIDVAIDTVPRGYRVAARPGAVTRRAVSLLDEDVDALEEAWETAGLRGSGRPVKVQAPGPVTLAAELELSNGHRAITDAGAIRDLAASLAEGVAAHRATVARRLDTPVVVQFDEPSMPAALAGRLTGVTALTPVHPIDETLAITLLDGCVAAAGADVLVHSCAPGLPWKVLQRSKIHAVSVDVTALQAADLDGVAEFVDSGRTVVLGAVAATAPARRPSAEEVAKAAVAVIDRLGFSRAALRDRIGITPACGLAGATPEWARTAIDLTRKAAEALADDPDAI